The proteins below come from a single uncultured Dethiosulfovibrio sp. genomic window:
- a CDS encoding deacylase has product MSKDKKRFSSNMTGKLIILVLVGLVAFLGSREFMELRNYREAVVVSPSFTKRVMLSDYFDGIKGTGVDTPVYLYDSGVPGGTLVFLGGTHPYEPATMLAAYVAMENISVTKGRVFIIPHTNMSASKVGMLGNAYPKFLHVQTEHGPRAYRIGDRSTDPLDQWPDPFTYVHYPSKQNLAYTDARNLNRTYPGRPDGNLTERLAYAVMELIRQEKADLYCDTHEASLMYPVVSTYVAHDRALDVAMMAAMQLSATTFPMKCEASPKSLRGLSHREVGDFSPTPDAGYDGVLAVLMETMEPFIDRVAGKITEELMMEGKDEFLQTASEHGLLYCVPEYDIEFGGPMKYRVGRHLSSIAELVRQMNDFFPEKEIQLTWPEFDGLMSNDIGHYLHDPDKADGSRVFWN; this is encoded by the coding sequence ATGAGTAAAGATAAAAAGCGGTTCTCCTCGAACATGACCGGAAAACTCATAATCCTTGTTTTGGTGGGACTGGTGGCCTTTTTGGGGTCAAGGGAGTTCATGGAGCTTCGGAACTACAGAGAAGCGGTGGTGGTCTCCCCCTCCTTCACCAAGAGGGTTATGCTCAGCGACTATTTTGACGGCATAAAGGGAACCGGAGTTGACACTCCGGTGTACCTCTACGATTCAGGGGTCCCAGGGGGCACTCTGGTGTTTTTAGGGGGGACCCACCCCTACGAGCCGGCCACAATGTTAGCCGCCTACGTGGCCATGGAGAACATCTCGGTCACCAAGGGCAGGGTCTTTATAATCCCCCATACCAACATGAGTGCCTCTAAGGTGGGTATGTTGGGCAACGCCTATCCCAAGTTTTTGCACGTCCAGACCGAGCACGGCCCAAGGGCCTACAGGATAGGCGATAGGTCCACCGACCCCCTGGATCAGTGGCCCGACCCTTTTACCTACGTCCACTATCCCTCAAAGCAGAACCTGGCCTACACCGACGCCAGAAATCTGAACAGGACCTATCCAGGCCGTCCTGACGGAAACCTGACAGAGAGACTGGCCTACGCCGTGATGGAGCTGATTAGGCAAGAAAAGGCTGACCTGTATTGCGATACCCACGAGGCCTCTCTCATGTACCCGGTGGTGAGCACCTATGTGGCTCACGATAGGGCGCTGGACGTGGCGATGATGGCGGCAATGCAGCTCAGTGCCACGACATTTCCCATGAAGTGCGAGGCGAGCCCTAAGAGCCTGAGAGGGCTGTCCCACAGGGAGGTCGGCGATTTCTCCCCGACCCCTGATGCGGGATACGATGGGGTGCTGGCGGTCCTGATGGAGACCATGGAACCCTTTATAGACAGGGTCGCCGGAAAGATCACCGAGGAGCTGATGATGGAGGGGAAGGACGAGTTTCTCCAGACCGCCTCGGAGCACGGACTACTTTATTGTGTGCCGGAGTACGACATAGAGTTCGGCGGTCCCATGAAGTACAGGGTCGGCAGACACCTTTCGTCCATAGCGGAACTGGTTCGCCAGATGAACGATTTCTTCCCGGAGAAAGAGATACAGCTGACCTGGCCCGAGTTCGACGGCCTTATGTCGAACGATATAGGCCACTATCTGCACGATCCCGATAAGGCCGATGGCTCCAGAGTCTTCTGGAACTGA
- a CDS encoding asparaginase, whose protein sequence is MRKLAVIFTGGTIASAFGEDGGKLPDAKATDALRDHIEGAFKGRNVDVVFREPWGVPGLDSSDLDPGHWVEMASVISQELERGATGILILHGTDTMAYTSAWLSLCFPRLDVPVILTGSQLTLDYMPEDVTVNLRGASQVACSDISGVWIYCNWKLIPGNRAHKAQALHPDAYVAANGQPLYFNPEWARKGRQEVERKPMAPSLSPLSEKVLSYDPEKARELAGEVSWMVCTPGFVPHLTGREKILAILGYGAGNSPSKALDSVVKAFDGRPRPHVIACSQAEGDTKNPGSYAGVGIGSLASSGFSVWNQMDYPVEFIHALGCYALLASPKAPGFVLSHYLRECDPR, encoded by the coding sequence ATGAGGAAATTGGCCGTTATATTCACCGGAGGCACTATAGCCAGCGCCTTCGGAGAGGACGGAGGGAAGCTCCCGGACGCCAAGGCCACCGATGCCCTGAGGGATCATATCGAGGGGGCCTTCAAGGGCAGGAATGTCGATGTGGTTTTCAGAGAGCCCTGGGGGGTTCCGGGGTTGGACAGCTCGGACCTGGATCCGGGGCACTGGGTGGAGATGGCCTCGGTGATATCCCAGGAGCTTGAACGTGGGGCTACCGGCATACTGATTCTCCACGGCACCGACACTATGGCCTATACCTCCGCCTGGCTGAGCCTGTGTTTCCCCAGGCTGGACGTCCCTGTTATTCTTACCGGAAGCCAGTTGACTTTGGACTATATGCCCGAGGATGTGACGGTCAACCTCAGGGGGGCGTCCCAGGTCGCCTGTTCCGATATCTCGGGAGTCTGGATATACTGCAACTGGAAGCTCATTCCAGGAAACAGGGCCCACAAGGCTCAGGCCCTTCATCCCGACGCTTACGTGGCGGCTAACGGCCAGCCTCTGTATTTCAACCCCGAGTGGGCCAGGAAGGGTCGGCAGGAGGTGGAGAGAAAGCCTATGGCTCCCTCTCTATCCCCCCTTTCGGAGAAGGTCCTCTCCTACGATCCGGAGAAAGCCAGAGAGCTGGCAGGAGAGGTTTCCTGGATGGTGTGTACCCCCGGTTTTGTGCCGCACCTGACGGGACGGGAGAAGATATTGGCTATACTGGGCTACGGAGCGGGCAACTCCCCTTCAAAGGCTTTGGATTCGGTGGTCAAGGCCTTCGACGGGAGGCCCAGGCCTCACGTCATAGCCTGTAGTCAGGCGGAGGGGGATACGAAAAACCCCGGCAGCTACGCCGGGGTCGGTATAGGTTCTCTGGCATCATCGGGCTTTTCGGTGTGGAACCAGATGGACTATCCGGTGGAGTTTATCCACGCCCTTGGGTGTTACGCCCTCCTAGCGTCGCCTAAGGCCCCTGGTTTCGTCCTGTCCCATTACCTCAGGGAGTGCGATCCCAGGTAG
- a CDS encoding DMT family transporter has protein sequence MRSALPGMEYVPMTITIALWSGTYIAGKFAVADLTPSSLLLLRYMAASAIMIPAMMLFEPGRWRVGMKDSLPLFTIGLTGMFGNNIFFFLALKYTSVMNASIIFAITPFLTALLAAIFAGEPLEIKRLGAIALALSGVVLLLTGGDISVLRTMEFNRGDLYEVLAALCAATYTVIARKVAFRYTPLVVTGYGMIFAAVLSLPLAAMEMSSTTFSAITPRGWGSLAYLVILASCVAYLLQQVSVKKIGANRTAAFINLSPAMTIALAALFLGERISTIQALSAGIIVAGVALNAAIKPRPEAI, from the coding sequence ATGAGATCAGCGCTTCCGGGAATGGAGTACGTTCCCATGACAATCACCATAGCCCTTTGGTCCGGTACCTACATAGCGGGCAAGTTCGCCGTGGCCGACCTAACCCCCTCCAGCCTCCTGCTCCTCCGCTATATGGCGGCGTCGGCCATAATGATACCGGCGATGATGCTCTTTGAGCCCGGAAGATGGAGGGTGGGGATGAAAGATTCGTTGCCTCTGTTCACCATAGGCCTGACGGGAATGTTCGGAAACAACATCTTTTTCTTTCTGGCCCTCAAATATACATCGGTGATGAACGCGTCCATAATCTTCGCCATAACCCCTTTCCTGACGGCCTTGCTGGCGGCTATCTTCGCAGGAGAACCTCTTGAGATAAAGAGGCTCGGGGCGATAGCTCTGGCCCTCTCAGGAGTGGTTCTGCTGCTCACAGGAGGGGATATATCGGTCCTTCGGACGATGGAATTCAACAGAGGAGACCTCTACGAGGTTTTAGCCGCCCTCTGTGCTGCGACCTACACTGTGATAGCCAGGAAGGTGGCCTTCCGGTACACACCGCTGGTGGTCACAGGCTACGGGATGATATTCGCCGCTGTGCTGTCGCTACCTCTGGCGGCCATGGAGATGTCCTCTACCACCTTTTCCGCGATCACCCCTAGGGGATGGGGGTCTCTGGCCTATCTGGTAATCCTGGCATCCTGCGTCGCTTACCTGCTTCAGCAGGTCTCGGTGAAAAAGATAGGGGCCAACAGGACCGCCGCCTTCATAAACCTCTCCCCTGCAATGACCATCGCTCTGGCCGCTTTATTCCTCGGAGAGAGAATATCGACGATCCAGGCCCTCAGTGCAGGGATAATCGTTGCGGGGGTAGCCCTGAACGCGGCGATCAAGCCCCGCCCAGAAGCGATCTAA
- a CDS encoding DUF6305 family protein produces MKKFLLVFALTFAIGLSSASLEASVTGDKPVKGQEPLLITNAGQGPGGKMGRLLVSRSKAVQNMTYNAEPSADDLKAGGYKMVLVVIGSSAKGLGASGITIDDEIARLGVLMEECKKSGIPVIAAHIEGESKRGKPGSADERSIEAIAPYAQGFIVKSDGNFDGLFTEWAKKNGASLTIIDETLDLVQVVKDMYPR; encoded by the coding sequence ATGAAAAAGTTTCTTTTGGTGTTCGCGCTTACTTTCGCAATAGGGTTGTCCTCCGCCTCGTTAGAGGCCTCGGTTACCGGGGATAAGCCGGTAAAAGGGCAGGAGCCTCTGCTCATAACAAACGCAGGTCAGGGTCCTGGGGGAAAGATGGGTCGTCTTCTGGTGTCTCGCTCTAAGGCGGTTCAGAATATGACCTACAACGCCGAGCCGTCCGCAGATGACCTCAAGGCGGGAGGATATAAGATGGTCTTGGTGGTGATCGGGTCGTCCGCAAAGGGACTCGGTGCTTCCGGCATCACCATAGACGATGAGATAGCCAGGCTTGGGGTCCTCATGGAGGAGTGCAAAAAGAGTGGAATACCGGTCATAGCGGCTCACATAGAGGGTGAGTCCAAAAGGGGAAAGCCCGGCAGTGCCGACGAGCGATCCATCGAGGCGATAGCACCCTACGCCCAGGGCTTCATCGTCAAGTCCGACGGCAATTTCGACGGCCTTTTCACCGAGTGGGCTAAGAAGAACGGGGCTTCTCTCACGATCATAGACGAGACACTCGATCTGGTCCAGGTCGTAAAAGACATGTATCCCCGATAG
- a CDS encoding citrate transporter: protein MYLETSIVLAVMAVVFALCSWKLKSPEISMVITAIAGALAGGLWFPVRLLVEGTFTYFDVGLIFVTASVFINIYSATGAMNALVRKMVDRFYHRKWILFSILAVIMIIPGALTGAGSVSMFVVGGMIATVLRYMGITSVRTTSFIYVMSMLAAVAPPINLWAMLMAAQANMPYVGFSLPLAAPIAVITVFTVAYLLRGGEPEPKEKILRELPKPPEGMNWFRIMAPMMTFLVIILLSKYAAFYVPTVGLPLNFLISAGVAVLCSPIRRSFGEWYRTIVDTMEQVFPLLATVISVGVLVNIMTATGVRGLIAITFVTLPTAFIYLTALFVLPMAQGSLSYGSAIILGTPMIFLFNSVGFNVTIVATALSLMFPLGDCLPPSRISGRVAIEVSGYEGSYMSFLKAVLVPGLFMGLVALAMLMKANWFSFLVIR from the coding sequence ATGTACTTAGAGACCTCCATCGTTCTTGCGGTCATGGCGGTCGTCTTCGCTCTCTGTAGCTGGAAACTGAAGTCTCCGGAGATATCCATGGTTATAACCGCCATAGCAGGAGCTCTGGCCGGTGGGCTATGGTTTCCCGTGAGGCTTCTCGTGGAGGGAACTTTCACCTATTTTGACGTAGGGCTCATATTCGTCACAGCGTCGGTCTTCATCAATATTTACTCCGCCACAGGGGCCATGAACGCCCTGGTGCGTAAGATGGTGGACAGGTTCTATCACAGAAAATGGATTCTTTTCTCCATTTTGGCGGTGATAATGATCATCCCAGGGGCACTCACCGGAGCGGGCAGCGTTTCCATGTTCGTTGTAGGAGGCATGATAGCTACGGTCCTTCGGTACATGGGGATTACGTCGGTTAGGACAACTTCGTTTATCTACGTGATGTCCATGCTGGCCGCGGTGGCTCCGCCCATAAACCTTTGGGCCATGCTCATGGCGGCCCAGGCCAACATGCCCTACGTCGGTTTCTCTCTGCCTCTGGCCGCACCGATAGCGGTTATTACTGTATTCACCGTGGCCTACCTTCTCAGAGGCGGCGAGCCGGAGCCGAAGGAAAAGATCCTGAGGGAGTTGCCTAAACCTCCAGAGGGTATGAACTGGTTCAGGATAATGGCTCCGATGATGACTTTTCTGGTGATAATACTCCTGTCCAAGTACGCCGCTTTTTATGTCCCGACGGTGGGATTGCCTCTGAACTTTCTGATCTCCGCTGGGGTCGCCGTCCTCTGCTCTCCCATCCGTCGTTCCTTTGGCGAGTGGTATAGGACGATCGTCGATACCATGGAGCAGGTTTTCCCTCTTTTAGCCACCGTTATAAGCGTAGGGGTATTGGTCAACATAATGACCGCCACAGGGGTCAGAGGGCTCATAGCCATAACATTCGTCACCCTTCCGACGGCGTTTATCTACCTGACCGCACTTTTCGTTTTGCCTATGGCTCAGGGATCTCTGAGCTACGGCAGTGCCATAATACTAGGGACCCCTATGATATTCCTGTTTAACTCTGTTGGGTTCAACGTGACTATAGTTGCCACTGCCCTCAGCCTGATGTTCCCACTAGGGGATTGTCTTCCTCCGTCGAGGATATCCGGCAGGGTAGCCATAGAGGTCTCGGGATATGAGGGAAGCTACATGTCCTTCCTCAAGGCGGTGTTGGTCCCAGGGCTGTTCATGGGATTGGTCGCCTTGGCGATGCTGATGAAGGCCAACTGGTTCAGCTTTTTGGTCATAAGGTAA
- the pgsW gene encoding poly-gamma-glutamate system protein, giving the protein MWLVVLLPLCVFCASSAYCGERPSASSIMESYIDFLSQDIGFDLVGEEFTSITTTLGHLEDKERSLDPRFAKVLSGFFNDLGLTEGDAVAVGASGSFPGLLLAVLAACESMELRPLLICSLGSSMYGANRPGATIVDMVRSLYSPSKVDSVLLGFSLGGGGDRGEGALFPEWEGALMNEAIRLGGDLILEPNLSSSVSCRMELYLKSAGERGIGCFVGVGGAAVTFGVGEAAAAFPNGVTMEPFDGMPEEGLLSGFLRRGVPVIHLLCVRSLLGGA; this is encoded by the coding sequence TTGTGGCTGGTCGTCCTGCTGCCTTTGTGCGTTTTTTGTGCCTCATCGGCTTACTGCGGTGAGAGGCCCTCTGCGTCCTCTATCATGGAGAGCTACATCGACTTTTTGTCACAGGACATCGGATTCGACCTTGTCGGGGAGGAGTTTACCTCCATCACCACCACTCTGGGGCACTTAGAGGACAAGGAGAGATCCCTCGATCCTCGTTTCGCTAAGGTCCTGTCGGGTTTCTTTAACGATCTCGGGCTGACCGAGGGAGACGCCGTTGCCGTAGGCGCCAGCGGTTCTTTTCCTGGTCTGCTGCTGGCGGTCCTCGCCGCTTGTGAGTCGATGGAGCTCCGTCCTCTTCTCATCTGCTCCTTAGGGTCCTCCATGTACGGTGCCAATAGGCCCGGGGCCACCATAGTGGACATGGTGAGATCCCTCTATTCTCCGTCTAAGGTGGACTCGGTGCTGCTTGGATTTTCTCTCGGAGGAGGGGGCGACAGAGGGGAGGGAGCCCTCTTTCCCGAGTGGGAAGGTGCCCTTATGAACGAAGCGATACGGCTGGGAGGTGATTTGATCTTAGAGCCGAACCTATCCAGCAGTGTCTCCTGTCGAATGGAACTCTACCTTAAGTCTGCCGGTGAGAGGGGTATCGGCTGTTTTGTCGGTGTTGGAGGGGCTGCCGTAACCTTCGGTGTCGGAGAGGCAGCGGCGGCTTTTCCCAACGGCGTCACTATGGAACCCTTCGACGGTATGCCCGAGGAGGGGCTCCTGAGTGGTTTCCTTCGAAGAGGGGTCCCCGTGATCCATCTCCTCTGTGTTAGATCGCTTCTGGGCGGGGCTTGA
- a CDS encoding rubrerythrin family protein, which translates to MSEKTMAGLAEAFAGESQANRKYLFYSEVADKEGYTSVAKLFRAAAAAETLHAKMHYRNMGKIKDTEANLKDALAGEIYEYTEMYPAFIADAESEGEKRALTGFTMANEVEKVHAELYKKALEHLADKTSVDYYLCTVCGHIEENSAPEKCPVCGAGSKSYELVE; encoded by the coding sequence GTGAGCGAAAAAACCATGGCCGGTCTGGCCGAGGCCTTTGCAGGGGAGTCACAGGCAAACAGGAAATACCTTTTCTACTCCGAGGTAGCGGATAAAGAGGGCTATACGTCGGTCGCTAAGCTTTTCAGGGCCGCCGCCGCCGCGGAGACCCTTCACGCCAAAATGCACTACCGCAACATGGGAAAGATCAAAGACACAGAGGCTAACCTCAAAGATGCCCTCGCAGGGGAGATCTACGAGTACACCGAGATGTATCCCGCCTTCATAGCCGACGCCGAATCGGAGGGAGAGAAGAGGGCCCTCACCGGTTTCACCATGGCCAACGAGGTGGAGAAGGTTCACGCCGAGCTCTACAAAAAGGCCCTGGAGCATCTGGCCGACAAGACCTCGGTGGACTACTATCTCTGCACCGTGTGTGGACACATAGAGGAGAACTCCGCACCGGAAAAATGCCCGGTCTGCGGAGCGGGATCCAAGTCCTACGAGTTGGTGGAGTAG
- a CDS encoding ROK family protein — translation MRIGIDLGGHKIAAGKVEKDRIVRRVQLPTPDSRYPKDTTDTLERAIRELGTDEVSSVGIGLPGMLSLDRRTVIGLTNLPLWENYPLAEILEKRLSLPVYLENDANCAALGEMRFGQGTGMSDFVMLTLGTGIGGAIVSGGKLLMGHRGLAGELGHLALLHRRPCKCGGIGHGETLFSADRFDGRCAETKVASVPELWDLRKDGGQAKFWEEALEGLSCVIVSSIHCLDPQAIILSGGLSNLPRLVDELAPLIDLRLAKSFHPAPPMLISTLRGDGPVIGAAYLGSHSLR, via the coding sequence ATGAGGATAGGCATCGACCTAGGAGGACATAAAATAGCCGCTGGTAAGGTTGAAAAAGATCGAATAGTCCGCAGGGTACAGCTACCGACCCCCGACTCCCGCTACCCTAAAGACACCACCGACACACTTGAGAGAGCGATCAGAGAGCTGGGGACCGATGAAGTTAGCTCGGTAGGGATAGGCCTTCCCGGTATGCTGTCGCTGGACAGAAGGACAGTAATAGGGCTAACCAACCTGCCCCTATGGGAGAACTACCCTCTAGCCGAAATCCTGGAGAAACGGCTTTCCCTGCCTGTATATCTGGAGAACGACGCTAACTGCGCCGCACTGGGGGAGATGAGGTTCGGCCAGGGAACTGGAATGTCCGACTTCGTTATGTTGACCTTAGGCACCGGCATAGGAGGGGCTATAGTCTCCGGCGGGAAACTTCTCATGGGACACAGGGGACTGGCAGGAGAGCTGGGACACCTGGCCCTCCTGCACAGAAGGCCCTGCAAGTGCGGTGGAATCGGCCACGGAGAGACCCTCTTCTCCGCCGACCGTTTCGACGGTAGGTGCGCTGAGACGAAGGTCGCCTCGGTCCCGGAGCTTTGGGATCTGAGAAAGGACGGTGGACAGGCTAAATTCTGGGAGGAAGCACTGGAGGGATTGTCCTGCGTCATAGTCTCCTCCATCCACTGCCTGGACCCTCAGGCGATCATACTCTCAGGAGGGCTCTCCAACCTACCGAGATTAGTGGATGAGCTCGCTCCCCTTATAGACCTCAGGCTGGCCAAATCCTTCCATCCAGCCCCACCGATGCTGATCTCCACGTTAAGGGGCGACGGACCGGTTATAGGGGCTGCCTACCTGGGATCGCACTCCCTGAGGTAA
- the pgsW gene encoding poly-gamma-glutamate system protein, which translates to MSFDLQGYRSSLRKARIYRNCILSAMAVGLAFLWWIGGSSPLSPERERLWLKVREAQSQILSWRRSIGSSFSPSDDPWGYGLIGLEWSPLSTTLGSLPSKRTACDPAWALAALDWFDRLGLEPGDPVVIFSSSSFPGMMLNVLMAAEDLGLETSLVVSLGSSTWGANDPISPWPAMAGYLRSKGFLHTKAMAYTRGGGGEIGGGLSSEGTDVMESSALAVQVPLLDLDSQEEVVRWKMELIGLIKPKAVISIGGSSSSMGDDPVALSLPPGPLSPGSFDGGDGVIGLALREGYPVVHLLNLKDLALKEGIPFDSPPVMGHKKSPLYSIIGLCFFSLMLFIFKRFDHMG; encoded by the coding sequence GTGAGTTTCGACCTACAGGGCTATCGTAGTTCCTTGAGGAAGGCCAGAATCTACAGGAACTGTATCCTGTCAGCGATGGCCGTAGGGCTGGCCTTTCTCTGGTGGATCGGTGGATCCTCACCTCTCTCCCCTGAGAGGGAGAGGCTGTGGCTCAAGGTGAGAGAGGCCCAGTCCCAAATTCTCAGTTGGCGGAGGTCTATAGGCTCCTCTTTTTCCCCTTCCGACGATCCCTGGGGCTACGGACTTATCGGCCTTGAATGGAGCCCTTTGTCCACCACGCTGGGCAGTCTGCCCTCCAAGAGGACCGCCTGCGATCCCGCCTGGGCCCTAGCGGCGCTGGATTGGTTCGATCGGCTAGGGCTGGAGCCCGGCGATCCGGTGGTGATATTTTCCTCCTCCTCCTTCCCAGGAATGATGCTGAACGTCCTTATGGCGGCGGAAGACCTAGGATTAGAGACTTCTTTAGTGGTCTCTTTAGGCTCCTCCACCTGGGGTGCCAACGATCCCATATCCCCCTGGCCCGCTATGGCGGGATACCTTAGATCGAAGGGTTTTTTGCACACCAAGGCTATGGCCTACACCAGAGGGGGCGGTGGCGAAATCGGCGGCGGTCTGTCCTCTGAGGGGACAGACGTAATGGAATCCTCCGCTTTGGCGGTACAGGTTCCCCTTCTCGACCTCGACTCCCAGGAGGAAGTTGTTCGGTGGAAGATGGAGCTCATAGGCCTAATAAAGCCCAAGGCGGTTATCTCTATAGGTGGTTCAAGCTCCAGCATGGGAGACGATCCGGTTGCACTGTCACTGCCTCCAGGACCTCTCTCGCCCGGTAGTTTTGACGGAGGGGACGGGGTGATCGGGTTAGCCCTGAGGGAGGGGTATCCTGTCGTCCACCTTCTTAACCTCAAAGACCTGGCCCTGAAGGAGGGCATACCTTTCGACTCCCCTCCTGTAATGGGCCATAAAAAAAGCCCTTTATACTCGATTATAGGGCTGTGTTTTTTCTCCCTTATGCTCTTTATCTTCAAGCGGTTCGACCATATGGGCTGA
- a CDS encoding poly-gamma-glutamate biosynthesis protein PgsC/CapC — protein sequence MSDGFLWLLAIGVAVGMVFYHRTGISPGGVITPGILAYSLGAPGRVAGAVAGAIGVWVCLELVSRTIPLYGRQRIAFAMFLALVFRIALGSSVDSWYLWLGWAIPGLMAADFQRQGLVVTLASSFSAALASAMAFSLITSARGWL from the coding sequence TTGAGCGACGGGTTTCTGTGGCTTTTGGCCATAGGTGTAGCGGTTGGTATGGTCTTTTATCACAGGACCGGAATATCTCCAGGGGGAGTGATAACCCCGGGGATCCTGGCCTATTCTCTAGGGGCTCCTGGGCGAGTGGCAGGGGCGGTAGCTGGAGCGATTGGGGTATGGGTCTGTCTTGAGCTTGTCTCCCGTACGATTCCCCTTTACGGCAGGCAGAGAATAGCCTTTGCCATGTTTTTGGCCCTGGTCTTCAGGATAGCCCTCGGTTCCTCCGTCGATAGCTGGTATCTGTGGCTAGGATGGGCGATCCCTGGACTGATGGCCGCCGACTTTCAGAGGCAAGGGCTGGTGGTAACCTTAGCTTCGTCTTTTTCGGCGGCCCTCGCCTCCGCCATGGCCTTCAGCCTGATTACGTCGGCGAGGGGGTGGCTTTAG
- a CDS encoding C69 family dipeptidase yields MRKRVGLSLSMALCLVSLLAFAASACTIVAVGKKATVNGTSIVTHNDDSTTANFKLWIIEEKDWPEGSVRKLVMNDHGYEPGDVMGEMAQAKHTYRYFKSRYSFMNEMGVAMGESTFGTDDPEKKQDLVKDSDGIIDCWLAQDIALERAATAREAVRVMGDLVEEFGWAGDGETINITDGDEVWIAEFYGRDVWCAVRMPDDMFFVAANRARLRGIDLTDKENVMHSPNIVSYGVNKGWIKASDVNWKSFDPAEVYAPHHDRLYSTRRVWRAEELVAPSLKQSPSEHNYPLFVKPDEKLSTWDVFKIKGDYYQGTPYDLTQGPAAGPWGNPIRIANKGNGDWERSINMHRTCYIHIGEVDPKLPAPIKGISWFGYGAPDTTYLTPLWPIMDKLPGFYEVGSRFEDFSRDSGWWVNTYVQEMATLRYNEAIKEIYDLRDSKMKQQFTQTYMVQKDAAKLWNQGKKQQAIDVLSRFSFDQAVAWNGAWLKLGDHLLGNYALGYRNFSTTGYPQWWNDFIGYGPLER; encoded by the coding sequence ATGAGAAAGCGAGTTGGATTATCCCTTAGCATGGCCCTGTGCCTGGTTTCCCTGTTGGCCTTTGCCGCCTCGGCCTGCACCATAGTTGCTGTTGGAAAGAAGGCTACCGTAAACGGAACTTCCATAGTGACCCATAACGACGATTCGACCACGGCGAACTTTAAGCTTTGGATTATCGAGGAGAAAGATTGGCCCGAAGGATCTGTCCGCAAGCTGGTCATGAACGACCACGGATACGAGCCTGGAGACGTGATGGGAGAGATGGCTCAGGCAAAACACACCTATCGCTACTTCAAGAGCCGCTACTCTTTCATGAACGAGATGGGCGTCGCCATGGGTGAGTCCACCTTTGGGACCGACGATCCTGAGAAAAAACAGGATCTGGTCAAAGACAGCGACGGCATAATCGATTGCTGGCTGGCCCAGGACATAGCCCTGGAGAGGGCCGCTACCGCTCGTGAGGCGGTCAGGGTCATGGGAGACCTGGTCGAGGAGTTCGGTTGGGCCGGAGACGGCGAGACCATCAACATAACCGATGGAGACGAGGTTTGGATAGCCGAGTTCTACGGTCGCGACGTATGGTGTGCCGTCCGTATGCCTGACGATATGTTTTTCGTGGCAGCCAACAGGGCCAGGCTCAGAGGGATAGACCTCACCGATAAGGAGAACGTCATGCATTCTCCCAATATCGTGTCCTACGGCGTCAACAAAGGCTGGATAAAAGCCAGCGACGTCAACTGGAAGAGCTTCGATCCCGCTGAGGTCTACGCTCCCCATCACGACAGGCTTTACTCCACCAGAAGGGTTTGGAGGGCTGAAGAGCTGGTCGCCCCCTCCCTTAAGCAGAGTCCGAGCGAGCACAACTATCCTCTGTTCGTCAAGCCCGACGAGAAGCTCTCCACCTGGGATGTCTTCAAGATAAAGGGAGACTACTACCAGGGTACGCCCTATGACCTAACTCAGGGCCCGGCTGCTGGCCCATGGGGCAACCCGATCAGGATAGCCAACAAGGGCAATGGAGATTGGGAGAGGTCCATAAACATGCACAGGACCTGCTATATCCACATCGGAGAGGTCGATCCCAAGCTTCCCGCCCCCATAAAGGGCATCAGCTGGTTTGGCTACGGAGCTCCCGACACAACCTATCTGACTCCCCTTTGGCCTATAATGGACAAACTTCCGGGCTTCTACGAGGTGGGATCCAGGTTTGAGGACTTCAGCCGTGACTCGGGCTGGTGGGTCAACACCTACGTTCAGGAGATGGCGACGCTCCGTTATAACGAAGCCATAAAGGAGATCTACGACCTCAGAGATTCCAAGATGAAGCAGCAATTCACCCAGACCTATATGGTCCAAAAGGACGCCGCCAAGCTCTGGAATCAGGGCAAAAAACAGCAGGCCATCGATGTCCTTTCCCGTTTTTCCTTCGATCAGGCGGTAGCGTGGAACGGCGCATGGCTCAAGCTGGGCGATCACCTTCTCGGCAACTACGCCCTGGGGTACAGAAACTTCTCCACCACCGGCTATCCCCAGTGGTGGAACGATTTCATAGGCTATGGCCCTCTGGAGAGATAG